The DNA region CCGATGCGGGCGTCGAGGCCGGCACCGAAGTATTCCTTCGGCAGGCCGATGCGCAGGCCGGCCAGGGGCTGGGCGAGGGCGGCGAGGTAGTCGTCCACCGGGGCGTCGACGCTGGTGCTGTCCTTCGGGTCGAAGCCGGCCATGGCGCCCAGGAGCAGGGCGCAGTCCTCGGCGGTGCGGGCCAGCGGGCCGCCCTGGTCGAGGCTGGAGGCGTAGGCGACCATGCCCCAGCGCGAGACGCGGCCGTAGGTGGGCTTGATGCCGGTGAGGTTGGTGAAGGCGGCGGGCTGGCGGATCGAGCCGCCGGTGTCGGTGCCGGTGGCGCCAGGCACCAGGCGCGCGGCGACGGCAGCGGCGGAGCCGCCCGAGGAGCCACCGGGGACGCGGTCGAGCGCCCAGGGGTTCTTCACGGCGCCGTAGTGGCTGGATTCGTTGGAGGAGCCCATGGCGAACTCGTCCATGTTCAGCTTGCCGAGGCTGACGGTGCCGGCGGCCTTGAGCTTCTCGACCACGGTGGCGTCATAGGGCGCGGTGAAGTTGTCGAGCATCTTCGAGCCGCAGCTGGTGCGCACGCCCTGGGTGCAGAACAGGTCTTTGTGGGCGATCGGCGCACCGAGCAGGGCGCCGTGCTCGCCGGCGGCACGACGGGCGTCGGCGGCACGGGCCTGTTCCAGCGCCTGGTCGGCGGTGACGGTGACGAAGCTGTTGAGTTGCGGGTCGAGGGCCTGGATGCGCGCCAGCAGGGCGCCGCTCAGTTCCTCGGAGGAGAATTCCTTGGCGGCCAGCGCGCGGGCGATCTCG from Pseudomonas tohonis includes:
- the gatA gene encoding Asp-tRNA(Asn)/Glu-tRNA(Gln) amidotransferase subunit GatA; translated protein: MHQLTLAEIARALAAKEFSSEELSGALLARIQALDPQLNSFVTVTADQALEQARAADARRAAGEHGALLGAPIAHKDLFCTQGVRTSCGSKMLDNFTAPYDATVVEKLKAAGTVSLGKLNMDEFAMGSSNESSHYGAVKNPWALDRVPGGSSGGSAAAVAARLVPGATGTDTGGSIRQPAAFTNLTGIKPTYGRVSRWGMVAYASSLDQGGPLARTAEDCALLLGAMAGFDPKDSTSVDAPVDDYLAALAQPLAGLRIGLPKEYFGAGLDARIGAAVMAVVEELKKLGATVKDVSLPNMQHAIPAYYVIAPAEASSNLSRFDGVRFGYRCEDPRDLTDLYKRSRAEGFGSEVKRRIMVGTYALSAGYYDAYYLKAQKIRRLIKNDFVQAFEGVDLILGPTTPNPAWKLGEKNNDPVAQYLEDIYTITANLAGLPGLSMPAGFVDGLPVGVQLLAPYFQEGRLLNVAHQYQQVTDWHKQAPAGF